In a genomic window of Jaculus jaculus isolate mJacJac1 chromosome 8, mJacJac1.mat.Y.cur, whole genome shotgun sequence:
- the Cnpy3 gene encoding protein canopy homolog 3 encodes MESLPELAARGLVLPMLLLLLLLPPPAPELGPSHVRAEETDWVRLPSKCEVCKYVAVELKSAFEETGKTKEVIDTGYGILDRKASGVKYTKSDLRLIEVTETICKRLLDYSLHKERTGSNRFAKGMSETFETLHNLVHKGVKVVMDIPYELWNETSAEVADLKKQCDVLVEEFEEVIEDWYRNHQEEDLTEFLCANHVLKGKDTSCLAERWSGKKGDTAALGGKKSKKKGSTAKSSRGHSKQRKELGGLEGDSSPEEEEEGVQKASPLPHSPPDEL; translated from the exons ATGGAGTCGTTGCCTGAGCTGGCGGCCCGCGGCCTCGTGCTTcccatgctgctgctgctgctgctgctgccgccgccagCCCCGGAGCTAGGCCCGAGCCACGTCAGGGCGGAGGAGACCGACTGGGTTCGATTGCCCAGCAAATGCGAAG TGTGTAAATATGTGGCTGTGGAACTGAAGTCAGCCTTTGAAGAAACGGGCAAGACCAAGGAGGTGATTGACACAGGCTATGGCATCCTGGACCGGAAGGCCTCTGGCGTCAAATACACCAAGTC GGACTTACGGTTAATTGAAGTGACTGAGACCATTTGCAAGAGGCTCCTGGACTACAGCCTGCACAAGGAGCGGACTGGCAGCAACCGGTTTGCCAAG GGTATGTCGGAGACGTTTGAGACGTTGCACAACCTGGTGCATAAAGGGGTCAAGGTTGTGATGGACATCCCGTATGAGCTGTGGAACGAGACCTCTGCTGAGGTGGCTGACCTCAAGAAGCAG TGCGACGTGCTGGTGGAAGAGTTTGAGGAGGTGATCGAGGACTGGTACAGGAACCACCAGGAGGAGGACCTGACTGAATTCCTGTGCGCCAACCACGTGCTGAAGGGCAAGGACACCA GTTGCCTGGCAGAGCGGTGGTCTGGCAAGAAAGGGGACACAGCTGCCCTGGGAGGAAAGAAGTCCAAGAAGAAGGGCAGCACGGCCAAGTCCTCCAGGGGCCACAGCAAGCAGAGGAAAGAACTGGGGGGCCTGGAGGGAGACAGCAGCcctgaagaggaagaggagggtgtGCAGAAAGCATCCCCTCTCCCACACAGCCCCCCTGATGAGCTGTGA
- the Ptcra gene encoding pre T-cell antigen receptor alpha — MTGPWLLLLLPLGCPALPTGLTHMPLPSLAPPVTLLENGKQQVLVVCLVLDASPPGLDGSVWFSAGNGSALNAFTYGPSQATDGTWTSLAHLSLAPEELVAWEPLVCHTGPRAGGQSRSTHPLQLAGEPSTARTCFQESLRGPLGQALRLGVLRLLLFKLLLFDVLLTCSCLCIH; from the exons ATGACTGGGCCATGGCTGCTGCTTCTTCTGCCCCTCGGGTGTCCAGCCCTGCCCACAG GCTTGACCCACATGCCCCTCCCTTCTCTGGCCCCACCCGTCACACTGCTGGAGAACGGAAAGCAGCAGGTGCTGGTGGTCTGCCTGGTCCTCGATGCGTCGCCCCCTGGCCTTGACGGTTCCGTCTGGTTCTCAGCGGGCAACGGCAGTGCCCTGAATGCCTTCACCTACGGTCCTTCCCAGGCGACAGATGGCACCTGGACCAGCTTGGCccacctctccctggcccctgaaGAGCTGGTAGCCTGGGAGCCCTTAGTCTGTCACACTGGGCCCAGGGCTGGGGGCCAGAGCCGGAGCACACACCCTCTCCAGCTGGCAG GGGAGCCTTCCACAGCCAGGACCTGCTTCCAGGAGTCTCTTAGGG GGCCGCTGGGCCAGGCTCTGAGGCTGGGGGTGCTGCGGTTGCTGCTCTTCAAACTGCTGCTGTTCGACGTGCTGCTGACCTGCAGCTGCCTCTGTATCCACTGA